From one Formosa sediminum genomic stretch:
- a CDS encoding YqaE/Pmp3 family membrane protein yields the protein MSLLTIILSILLPPVAVFLKHGIGTTLLISILLTLLGWLPGVIHAFYVNSK from the coding sequence ATGTCATTACTCACCATTATATTAAGTATACTATTACCTCCCGTTGCCGTATTCTTAAAGCACGGTATTGGAACAACTTTATTGATAAGCATTTTACTTACACTATTAGGTTGGCTACCAGGTGTAATACATGCATTTTATGTTAACAGTAAATAA
- a CDS encoding arylesterase → MCEAQNKQLQSNHPVLHYTKLLKFCYFILVLLLFSCGESSSKQETKTTNTSTTETPETKSKTILCFGDSITAGYGLDDTNDAYPAVIQQKIDSLQLDYTVINSGVSGETSAGGKSRIDWVIKQTPTIFLLELGANDGLRGVPISETRANLQAIINVVKTKSPDTKIILAGMQLPPNMGTTYTSNFKQLFIDLAIENNIGFIPFILENVGGISELNQRDGIHPNITGHKIVAQNVWEVLKPMIQ, encoded by the coding sequence ATGTGCGAGGCTCAAAATAAACAATTGCAATCAAATCACCCTGTATTACACTACACTAAACTCTTAAAGTTTTGTTATTTTATTTTAGTTCTCCTACTCTTTTCTTGTGGTGAAAGTAGCTCTAAACAAGAAACTAAGACTACAAATACATCAACTACTGAAACCCCAGAGACTAAAAGTAAAACCATCTTATGTTTTGGAGATAGTATTACTGCGGGTTATGGTTTGGACGATACTAACGATGCTTATCCGGCCGTAATACAGCAAAAAATAGATTCTTTGCAACTTGATTATACAGTAATAAACTCTGGAGTAAGTGGGGAAACAAGTGCAGGTGGTAAAAGTAGAATTGATTGGGTTATTAAGCAAACACCAACCATTTTTTTACTTGAGTTAGGCGCAAACGATGGTTTGAGAGGTGTACCAATTTCTGAAACACGTGCTAATTTACAAGCTATAATTAATGTGGTTAAAACCAAAAGCCCTGATACTAAAATTATACTTGCCGGAATGCAATTACCACCAAATATGGGAACTACATATACAAGTAATTTTAAGCAACTTTTTATTGATTTGGCTATAGAAAATAATATTGGTTTTATCCCTTTTATTTTAGAAAATGTTGGTGGTATTTCAGAACTTAATCAGCGAGACGGTATTCATCCAAATATTACAGGGCATAAAATTGTTGCTCAAAATGTTTGGGAAGTTTTAAAACCTATGATACAGTAA
- a CDS encoding ABC transporter ATP-binding protein — protein MSNILKITGLEKTYSSGNKQLTVLHNITFGVEAGQIFSIVGPSGSGKTTLLGLCAGLDQPNAGNVELCGQDLSTLNEDERAQLRNLKVGFIFQNFQLLPTLTALENVSVPLELQGVKNATQISSDLLEKVGLADRVDHYPSQLSGGEQQRVALARAFANKPSILFADEPTGNLDEETGEKVIKLLFELNKEHGTTLVIITHDLELANRTQHILKLKGGKIITNQPTTV, from the coding sequence ATGTCAAATATATTAAAGATAACTGGGTTAGAAAAGACTTACAGTAGCGGTAACAAACAATTAACGGTATTGCATAATATTACGTTTGGGGTAGAAGCAGGACAAATATTTTCTATAGTTGGACCTTCGGGAAGTGGGAAAACTACTTTGCTAGGTTTGTGTGCCGGTTTAGACCAGCCAAATGCAGGAAATGTGGAGTTGTGCGGACAAGATTTATCTACTTTAAATGAAGATGAACGCGCACAATTACGTAATTTAAAAGTTGGATTTATTTTTCAGAATTTTCAATTATTACCCACATTAACAGCACTAGAAAATGTTAGTGTTCCTTTAGAATTACAAGGTGTTAAAAATGCAACCCAAATTAGTTCAGATTTATTAGAAAAGGTAGGTTTAGCAGATCGAGTAGATCATTATCCTTCGCAGCTTTCTGGAGGAGAACAACAACGTGTGGCTTTAGCCAGAGCATTTGCTAATAAACCATCAATATTATTTGCAGATGAACCTACAGGTAATTTAGATGAGGAAACTGGGGAGAAAGTCATCAAATTATTATTTGAGCTTAATAAAGAACATGGAACTACCTTAGTCATTATAACACACGATTTAGAGTTGGCTAATCGCACACAGCATATTTTGAAACTAAAAGGCGGAAAAATAATTACAAATCAACCAACTACAGTTTAA
- a CDS encoding ABC transporter permease, with product MAWRDAKASKVRLLLFMASIVLGIAAVVSIQLFSANLKDNLQSQSKTLMGADFIIDSKQEPTTRAQAIIDSLKPEASEVNFVSMIAFPKNGGTKLVKVRGIEGHFPFYGEIDSEPQTASTSYQASGGALVDATLMLQYNVNAGDSIKIGALTIPISGALKSMPGNSAVSSSVAPPVIIPKHLVAATELLQFGSRKEYQYFYKVSDTVNLKRLEDTLEPMLDIENADLDTHTGTSRRLGRRYENVGIFLNLAAFIALLLGCIGIASSVHIYIKEKLKAIAVLKCMGASRLQSFLIFLIQIAGIGVLGGAIGALIGVALQMVFPYLLQEFLPFTLEVSISVVPILIGILLGLVMSVLFALLPLLRTWFVSPLEVLRVNDQEAQEPVWVKFAVYIGILLFLFLFSLWLIKDAIYALAFVGATFITFALLAAVAVGCIKLIKRYFPKHWSFTARQSILNLFRPNNQTVVLVIAIGLGTFLISTLYFTKDILLAKTEVGQQDDANIIILDVQPNQREALSQKIKSKDLPVLGDIPLVTMRMQRINGNLVSTMRQDSTQQIRRWVLNHEFRTTYRDTLIDSEALIAGEWTPKLNPGDPIVISISDNLAEDAQLDVGDPVVFNVQGVLMETIVGSIRQVDWSQVQLNFTVVFPVGVLEDAPQFNVLTTLVPDETTSANLQQDLVSQFPNVSIIDLRQVFTVVEDILDKVSWVINFMAFFSMFTGIIVLIGSIRTSKYQRIKENVLLRTIGAKNKQILQISAFEYIFLGFLGSLVGLILALVSSLGLALFVFKEPFIPSAIPFLVFLPGITLLVLVIGLSNIQSVLKSSPLEVLRKET from the coding sequence ATGGCATGGCGAGACGCTAAAGCAAGTAAAGTAAGGTTACTGTTATTTATGGCATCTATTGTTTTAGGAATTGCAGCAGTAGTATCTATACAATTGTTTAGTGCAAATTTAAAAGATAATTTACAAAGTCAATCTAAGACATTAATGGGAGCCGATTTTATAATCGATTCTAAACAAGAACCTACAACACGTGCACAAGCTATTATAGATTCTTTAAAACCGGAAGCTTCCGAAGTAAATTTTGTGTCTATGATTGCTTTCCCTAAAAATGGAGGGACTAAGTTAGTGAAGGTACGAGGAATAGAAGGACATTTTCCTTTTTATGGTGAAATAGATTCAGAACCTCAAACAGCATCAACTTCATATCAAGCATCAGGAGGAGCTCTAGTTGATGCAACTTTAATGTTACAGTATAATGTGAATGCAGGCGATTCTATTAAGATAGGTGCTTTAACAATTCCTATTTCTGGAGCTTTAAAATCTATGCCAGGTAATTCTGCTGTTTCAAGTTCTGTAGCACCACCTGTTATTATTCCCAAACATTTAGTGGCGGCTACAGAGTTGCTTCAGTTTGGAAGTCGAAAAGAATATCAATATTTCTATAAAGTGTCCGACACGGTAAATTTAAAACGTTTAGAAGATACATTAGAACCCATGTTAGATATAGAAAATGCCGACTTAGATACGCATACAGGAACATCCAGACGATTAGGTAGACGATATGAAAATGTTGGAATTTTTTTAAACTTAGCAGCCTTTATAGCATTACTATTAGGTTGTATAGGTATTGCAAGTTCTGTACATATCTATATTAAAGAAAAATTAAAGGCTATAGCTGTTTTAAAGTGCATGGGAGCCTCTAGATTACAAAGTTTCCTTATTTTCTTAATACAAATTGCTGGTATAGGGGTTCTTGGAGGTGCTATAGGAGCATTAATTGGGGTCGCTTTACAAATGGTATTTCCATATTTATTACAAGAGTTTTTACCTTTTACTTTAGAGGTTTCAATTTCTGTTGTTCCAATTCTTATCGGAATTTTACTTGGCTTAGTAATGTCTGTATTATTTGCGCTTTTACCCTTATTACGTACATGGTTTGTTTCGCCTTTAGAAGTGTTACGAGTTAACGACCAAGAAGCACAAGAACCCGTTTGGGTAAAGTTTGCAGTATATATTGGTATACTCTTGTTTTTATTTTTATTTTCTTTATGGCTTATAAAAGACGCTATCTATGCGCTAGCTTTTGTAGGGGCGACTTTTATTACATTTGCTTTATTGGCAGCTGTAGCTGTGGGGTGTATTAAACTTATAAAACGTTATTTTCCAAAACATTGGAGTTTTACAGCACGCCAAAGTATATTGAATTTGTTCAGGCCCAATAACCAAACTGTAGTTTTAGTTATTGCTATTGGTTTAGGAACATTTTTAATAAGTACTTTATACTTTACTAAAGACATTTTATTAGCTAAAACAGAAGTTGGGCAGCAAGACGATGCGAATATTATTATTTTAGACGTACAACCTAATCAGCGTGAAGCGCTCTCGCAAAAAATTAAATCTAAAGATTTGCCAGTTCTTGGAGATATTCCTTTAGTCACTATGCGTATGCAGCGTATTAATGGTAATTTGGTGAGTACAATGCGTCAAGATAGTACACAACAGATTAGAAGATGGGTGTTAAATCATGAATTTAGAACTACTTATCGTGACACTTTAATAGATTCTGAAGCGCTAATAGCAGGGGAGTGGACGCCTAAATTGAATCCCGGAGACCCTATAGTAATTTCTATTTCAGATAATTTAGCCGAAGATGCACAATTGGATGTAGGAGATCCTGTTGTGTTTAATGTTCAAGGTGTACTGATGGAGACTATAGTGGGAAGTATACGTCAGGTAGATTGGTCTCAAGTACAGTTAAATTTTACAGTGGTATTTCCTGTAGGAGTTTTAGAAGATGCTCCACAATTTAATGTATTAACTACTTTAGTGCCTGATGAAACGACTTCTGCGAATTTGCAACAAGATTTGGTGAGCCAGTTTCCTAATGTTTCAATTATAGATTTACGTCAAGTTTTTACTGTTGTAGAAGACATTTTAGATAAAGTGTCTTGGGTAATTAATTTTATGGCATTCTTTAGTATGTTTACAGGTATTATCGTTTTAATAGGATCTATTAGAACGAGTAAATACCAACGAATAAAAGAAAATGTGTTATTAAGAACTATAGGAGCAAAGAATAAACAAATTTTGCAAATTTCAGCCTTTGAATATATTTTTTTAGGTTTTTTAGGAAGTTTAGTTGGATTAATATTAGCATTAGTAAGTAGCTTAGGTTTAGCTCTTTTTGTGTTTAAAGAGCCGTTTATCCCTTCAGCTATTCCATTTTTGGTCTTTTTACCAGGTATAACGCTATTGGTGTTGGTTATTGGATTAAGTAATATCCAATCTGTACTAAAAAGCTCGCCATTAGAAGTGTTACGTAAAGAAACCTAA
- a CDS encoding AraC family transcriptional regulator codes for MTSTIKKYWFKTGVLHEFEVVNLKELYTKSFNELIVPHRTEFYQIIWFKKGSPKHMVDFNPVDIKPNSILFVDKNSVQCFDSSEPIEGEVLMFSDNFFCKTEVDTKFLRSCMLFNDLHAVSNIEMTGGLSKTFNSFFQLIKTELKTNADSFQSDILRNYLQNLLLVAERTRLNIKTTTINKGPDLEYVIKFRDLLDRQFHVLKSVSKYCLQLRVTEKRLNAATLKIMAITPKQMIDSRIILEAKRLLAHTTDSVKEIAYTLGFEEPTNFVKYFKKHQKVTPLEFRNRFK; via the coding sequence GTGACATCGACAATTAAAAAATATTGGTTTAAGACAGGTGTGCTTCACGAGTTTGAAGTGGTTAACCTAAAGGAATTATATACTAAATCTTTCAATGAATTAATTGTACCTCATAGAACTGAATTTTATCAAATTATTTGGTTTAAAAAGGGAAGTCCAAAACATATGGTAGATTTTAATCCTGTAGATATTAAACCAAATTCTATTTTATTTGTCGATAAAAATAGCGTACAATGTTTTGACAGTTCTGAACCAATAGAAGGTGAAGTTTTAATGTTTAGCGACAATTTTTTTTGTAAAACTGAAGTAGATACTAAATTTTTAAGAAGTTGTATGTTATTTAACGATTTACATGCGGTTTCTAATATTGAAATGACAGGTGGATTATCTAAAACGTTTAATAGTTTTTTTCAGCTTATTAAAACAGAGTTAAAGACTAATGCAGATAGTTTTCAGTCGGATATTCTTAGAAATTATCTTCAGAACTTATTATTGGTTGCAGAACGTACAAGACTAAATATAAAAACAACAACCATTAATAAAGGTCCAGATTTAGAATATGTAATTAAATTTAGAGATCTATTAGACAGACAATTTCATGTCTTAAAATCTGTAAGTAAATATTGTTTACAATTACGTGTTACAGAAAAGCGTTTAAATGCAGCCACTTTAAAAATTATGGCCATTACGCCAAAACAAATGATAGATTCTAGAATTATTTTAGAAGCAAAGCGTTTGTTAGCTCATACTACAGATAGTGTGAAAGAAATAGCGTATACACTTGGTTTTGAAGAGCCTACTAATTTTGTTAAATACTTTAAAAAACATCAAAAAGTAACACCTTTAGAGTTTAGAAATCGGTTTAAATAG
- a CDS encoding CBU_0592 family membrane protein, with protein MKLLIDVLGWSGSGLLVLAYGLTLIENNKYVNYSKYLNLFGAIIIAINCYYYNALPSFVANLIWSVMATLTLYKTKRKEGFFMKPKLKL; from the coding sequence ATGAAATTGTTAATAGATGTATTAGGGTGGTCAGGTTCTGGCTTATTAGTTCTTGCATATGGACTAACCCTTATAGAAAATAATAAGTACGTAAACTACTCTAAGTACTTAAATCTTTTTGGCGCGATTATTATAGCAATTAACTGCTATTATTATAATGCGTTACCATCTTTTGTTGCCAATTTAATATGGAGTGTAATGGCCACTTTAACATTATATAAAACAAAACGAAAAGAGGGTTTTTTTATGAAACCAAAATTAAAATTATAA